The sequence below is a genomic window from Nostoc flagelliforme CCNUN1.
TACAAGCAGCAGATGCAGTCAGAGCAACTCTGGGATTGACTTTAACAGATTATGTAATTACAGATGCTCCATTAAATGTAGAATTGCGGACTACAGCATCAGGAGCTAGTTGGGGAACAATTGGCAACCCTGATAGCTTATTACGGGCAGCTGAGATATTAATTAAAAAAGCGGGGGCAGAAGCGATCGCAGTTGTAGCCCGTTTCCCCGATGATATGGATGAGGAAGCAGTACAGAAATATCGCCAAGGTGAAGGCGTAGATTCTCTGGCGGGTGCAGAAGCCGTAATTAGCCATTTGCTAGTGCGAACCTTTCAAATTCCTTGCGCCCATTCTCCCGCCCTTTTGAGCGAACCTCCACAACCAGATTTATCTCCCCGTTCCGCCGCCGAAGAATTGGGCTATACCTTTTTGCCCTGCGTCCTTGTCGGATTAAGTCGTGCCCCACAATTTATAATAGAGAAAACACAGATTGCATCACAGCAAGAAGATATTTGGGTAGATGAAGTGGATGCTGCGATCGTACCTGCAACTGCTTGTGGTAGCAGTGCCTTACTGAGTTTAAGCCAAAGACGATGCCAAATAATTACAGTAGAAGAAAATAAAACTCTTATAAAAGTTCCTCCCCAACCGTTGGGGATCAAATCTATACAGGTAAACTCATATTTAGAAGCAGTAGGTGTATTAGCAGCACACAAAGCAGGTATTAATCCCGACGCTCTCCGTCCCAAATTATTACCTTTGCAGCCAGTAATTAAGAGTTAGGAGTTAGGAGTTAGGAGTTAGGAGTTAGGAGTTAGGAGTTAGGAGTTAGGAGTTAGGAGTTAGGAGTTAGAAGTTAGAATTTATACTAATTCCCTGAATTACAGCTACAAACCATTTTCCCCTGCCTCGCCTGCTCCCTATGCCCCATGCCCCATGCCCCATGCCCAATGCCCAATGCCCCCTCTTTCTTAAAAATCCGTGATTGAACAACAAAAGCAAAAGCCAGAAATTCCATACCTGACGCGCATCCAAGTACTTGGAGCGATGGGAGCGACTGCAATCATTTTGTTGATAGTCGCCAAGCTGTCGTTATACCTTGGCAACTTTTCCCTTTTTTCTTGGGAATTGAACCAAAGAGAGTTGCTGTTCGGTGTAGGGTTAGGATTGGCCATCACCGCGTTAAGTGGCGTAGCTTATCGCGTTTGGACAGCCTATCGTAAAAGTGCAGATTATTATCTAGAAGTGGTACTGAGGCCCTTAGCCTTACCAGACTTAATTTGGCTGGGGTTACTACCAGGGTTGAGTGAAGAATTATTATTTAGAGGTGTAATGCTGCCAGCTTTAGGCTTGGATCATGTGGCTGTCATTGTATCCAGTCTTTGCTTTGGCATCTTGCATTTTAGCGGTTCCCAACAATGGCCTTATGTCATTTGGGCAACAATTGTCGGGATGATATTCGCATATAGTGCTCTGCTCACTGGCAACTTATTAGTGCCGATTGTCGCTCACATTATTACCAATTGGATTTCTAGCTATTTCTGGAAAATGTCGCAATTACGACAATTAAAAAATAAATTTTGAGCTTCTAGAAATTAGTGCGTAGGCGTAGCCCAACCGAAGCATCGCACACTATCAACCATAGAATAAATTACCTGGTTTGAGCGCTCTGAGTAGATGCTTTTTGTGCAACAGTTTTTAAGCGAGTCCCCCCGCTTTTACGGATACGTTCACTTTTGCGAACTCCGCCAGCCATCTCATATTCGCGGCTATCTTTGCCGTATTTAAAGCCAATTCCCATGAGCATTTTTTCAGAGAAAGTACCCAAGAAGAAGAAGCTGTTTTAACTACAGCTTCAACATTTATAAGTTATGCTTAAGTTGTATTAACTACAGCTTCAAATTTACTTATAAACTTATGAGTATTCATAAGCTATATTTAATTTTTGTTTGCTAAAAATTTAATTTTACTTATGGCATTATGAGGGTTTATAACTACAACTTCAAAGTTTATAAGTTATGCTTAAGTTGTATTAAATATAGCTTTAGATTTAATTATGTGTTAGAAATTTTTTAGAAAGCGTGTTTGTGGAATTGCAGCTACAGAGATTTTTAGTCAAGTAGACTACAATAAACATATTTAAACCCAAACTCCTTCCTGCACTTCGTGCCGCTACGCAAATCTAAGGAAGGTGAGTAGTAAGTCTCTCTCCTGTCAAGAGGGTTAAAGGCTTATTTTTGCGTTCTACCTTCTCTTTCTGAGGGGGGAGGCAAACTGTGATAAGTCTATATCACTCTTGTTGAGAAAGAAAGAATTTTTGGCTGTTTTGCCAGAAAACTACAACACCTGATGAGAAAATAAGACATTAAACAAAGCGATATCTACGATGGGCTACGCCTACGCCATTTTATTGTTAACAAGCCCGTTAATCAGACCTGATTTTTTTGAGGTCAAAGGCAACAAAAGCTTTATGGGGCATGACGTAAAAGGTTAGTGCCGCAAAATACCCCTGAAAGCCAATCCTTGTTTAATAAGTTTTGTGTAAAATTTGGTGGAGAGGCTATTTACTTGATTCTCAATTGCAGCAATTCAGGTTTCATTTATGAATCAGTCTTTTTCTCAGAACCAAGCAAGACGAAATCGTGAACAAAGGCTGTGGCAACAAAAATGGAGTTTAAAAACTAAAGCGATTGTTTGGGCACTAAGCATTAGTATCCTTCCTGTGGTTGCAATTGGAACAGCTACTTACTACTATGGCAGTAATTTAATTACCAAACAAATTCCGCAAGTAAGACTTGAGAGTGCAGCAAGTTCAACAGAAACTGAATTAGCTCTACAGAGACAATTGTTACTCTTGTTAGCTGGTATGGGAGTAACAGCAATTTTTACAGGTGCGATCGCTGTTTTTGTGACTAATCGAGCTATTAGTCGAGTCAGTAAAGCTGCGGCAATTTCTAATAGTATCAAAAACAAGCTACGTCCAGACAGTGAGTTTACTCAATATTTCATCGCTAACGAAGATGAATTAGTGATGTTAGAGAGAAACATAAACTTATTCACAGAACTGCTTTCAGTTTTGATAAAGGAAAAAGAAACCGAAGCTGATTACTCTCAACTATTGAGGAGAGTTACGCAATGGGTTCGAGAATCATTCAATGAAGAAGATGTTCTCAAAATTACCTCAGAAGAAATTCGTAAAGCTTTAAGCATTGACCGCGTAAGCATTTTTTGCTTCAACTCCAACTCTAATGGAACCTTTATCGCTGAGTCAGTAGCACCTGGTTTACCAAGAGTATTAGGAGTTACAGTCTCTGAGCCTGGGTTCGAGGCAGGGTATATAGAAAAATACCAGAATGGTTCCATCCGTGCTATTGATAATATCTATCAAGCCGATCTCAGTGATGATGATATTGAGTTGCTAGAGCAATTTGCTGTCAAATCTAATTTAGTAGCACCTATTCTCAAAGGCAAACAGCTATTCGGTTTATTGATTGCACATCAGTGTTCTAGAATTCGCTTTTGGCAGCAGTCTGAGATTGATTTGTTCACTCAGATAGCTATACAAGTAGGATTCGCCCTTGACTACACCAAACTTCTAGAACAGGTTGATACGAAGGCAGATATAGCTCAGGTATTTATCGAAATTACCCGCAGCATTCGCCAATCCCTTAACGAAGAAGATGTCATCAAAACCACCGTGGAAGAAGTTCGCAAAGGACTGAGTAGCGATCGCGTACTGGTTTATACATTTGACGCTAGTTGGTCTGGAACTGTGATTGCAGAATCAGTGGTTCCAGGTTATCCCAAAGTTTTGCGGTCTGAAATCCAAGACCCATGTTTTGCTCAGGACTATGTAGAAAAGTATCAGTCTGGTCGCGTTCAAGCCATAAACAACATTTATGAAGCTGGTTTGCGTGATTGTCATATTAACCTGCTCGAATCCTTTGGTGTAAAAGCAAATTTGGTCGCACCCATTCTCAAAGATGAACAGCTGTTTGGCTTATTAATTGCACATCAATGTTCCAGACCGCGTGATTGGCAACAGTCTGAGATTGATTTATGTGCCCAAATAGCGATGGAAGTGGGATTTGCTCTCGACCATGCAAGGCTGCTGCAACGAATCGAGGCTGAGAGTGTGCAAAGTCAGTTGCTGGCGGATACTATCGGCAGCATTCGCCAATCGCTCAATGAAGAGGATGTTCTGAAAACCACTGTAGAAGAGGTTCGGAAAGTACTAAGTACTGACCGAGTGATGATTTATAGCTTTAATGCTAATTACTCTGGAACTGTGATTGCCGAATCAGTTGTTCTCACCTATCCAAAAGTTTTGCGATCTGAAATCCAAGATTTATATTTTGGTCAAGGCTATGTAGAAGAGTATCAGTCTGGTCGCGTTTTAGCAATAAACAACATTTATGAAGCCGGTTTGGCTGATTATCAGATTAGCCTACTCGAATCCTTTGCTGTCAAAGCAAATTTAGTTGCCCCCATTCTTAAGGATGAACAGCTATTTGGTTTATTAATTGCACATCAGTGTTCCAAACCTCGTGATTGGCAACAATCTGAGATTGATTTATTTGGCCAAATAGCGATGCAAGTGGGATTTGCTCTCGACCATGCAAGACTTCTGCAACGAATTGAAGCTGAAAGTAGGCGAAGTCAGTTACTGGTGGATATTACCCGCAGCATTCGCCAATCGCTTAACGAAGAGGATGTCATCAAAACCACTGTGGAAGAGGTTCGCAAAGCACTGAGTGTTGACCGAGTATTGGTTTATAGCTTTTACGCTAATTGGTTCGGAATTATAATTGCTGAATCAGTAGTTCCAGGTTATCCCAAAGTTTTGCGGTCTAAAATTTACGACCCTTGTTTCACTGAAAACTATATAGAAAAGTACCAGTCTGGTCGTGTTGTAGCAACAAACAACATTTACGAGGCCGGTTTGGCTGATTGTCACGTTAACCTACTCGAATCCTTTGGTGTAAAAGCAAATTTAGTAGCACCTATTATTAAAGATGACCAGCTATTTGGCTTGTTAATTGCACACCAGTGTTCTGGCCCCCGTGATTGGCAACAGCCTGAGATTGATTTATTTACCCAGATAGCGATGCAAGTAGGATTTACTCTCGATCATGCTAGGCTCCTACAAGCGTATCAAGCTACTGAAGCGAACTCTGGTGTATAGCTTTGTGGAAGAGGCAAGGGAGCAGGGGGAGCAGGTAGCATGTAGCAGGGTGTAAGGATAAGTGAAACGCTTGATGCAGGTTCTTTTTCCCCTTTTCTCCCTGCCCCCTGCCCCTTGTCCTCTTTCTCCCTGCCCCCTGCCTCTTGTCCTCTTTTAACCCAAGTGTATTGGGCTTAGTGTAGTTTTTGACGAAGAAGCTGCTAGAGCGATCGCTAATGGCAAAATTCGATGTTCTTGAATTTGAATCCTGGCGTGGAGTGTTTCTGCTGTATCATCCGGCAATACTGGTACTGCGGCTTGCATTAATATTGGGCCACTGTCCATTTCTAAACAAGCTATATGCGCTGTACAACCAGTGATTTTTACCCCAGATGCTAAGGCTTGTTCGACAGCATGGATACCTTTGAAACTAGGTAACAAACTAGGATGGATATTGATAATTTTATCAGGAAAGGCATCAATGAAAACTGATGTTAACAATCGCATCCAACCCGCCAATATCACCCATTCCACATCGTAGTGCCGCAATGTCTGCACAATTTTCTCATCCAACTCTTCTCGAATTTTATAGTTGCGATGATTCAATAAAACAGCTTCGACACCTCTATTGGCTGCTCTGATGGCTGCTTTTGCTGAGGGGTTATTGTAAATTAAAACTTGAATTTGGGCATTTAGCCGCCCATCTTGGATAGCTTGGGCAACTACATCAAAATTGCTGCCATTCCCAGAAGCCATAATTCCCAGTTTTAAAGGGGCGACTAGTTGGCAATTGCTAATATTGGGAGAAACCAAGCTAGGGGTAGAATCAGGGCGGAGGGTCATAACAGCTAACTAAGAGGAAAAATTATAGATGCCAAAAAAATATACTAAATCGTGGTGGTTGGGTAATGATACAGTAGCCGCCTGGATTTTTCTCACATAATAAATAGGTTAAATTTCATCCTCTGATTTAGCAATGTCTTCTTCCACATTGCGATGTCTACGACGGGCTACGCCTACGCTTGATTAAATTTTGCTCTAAAAATTTAGCTTATATTTAGTCCTGTTGATAGAGATAATATTCTAAAACTTGGTATAAAGGAAACAATACAGAGATTAAAGCCGCATAGGATTTGATCGCAGCATAGGTAAATTAAATGGCGAAGGTAGCGTTGCTGATTGGGGCCAGTGAGTATGAGCCAGGGCTAAACCCGTTGCCCAGTGCAGTTAGAGATGTGGAAGCAGTGTATGGTGTACTGCTGCATAGCGAGATGGGCGGGTTTGCCGCGTCAGATATTACCCTGCTAAAAAATCCTGAACGACAAGTTGTAGAAATGGCGATCGAAGCGCTATTCTCTGGGCGGCACAAAGATGATTTGCTGTTGCTGTATTTTTCGGGACACGGCATCAAAGACGATCGCGGTAGGCTGTATCTGGCGACTCGCAACACCAGTAAGACGCAGCAGGGCGAATTGATTCGCTCAACGTCGGTGTCTGCCAATTTCATTCACGATCGCATGAGCGAAAGCCGTTCCCGTCGGCAGGTGGTGATCCTAGATAGCTGCTTTAGTGGCGCGTTTGCCGAGGGGATGTCTGCCAAAGATGACGGCATGATTGACATCCGAGAGCAGTTAGGCGGTGAAGGACGAGCCGTGTTGACTTCTTCTACTTCGACTCAATATTCCTTTGAGCAAGAGGGGCAAGATTTATCGATTTACACTCGCTTTTTGATTGAAGGTATCAAGTCGGGAGAAGCCGATCGCGATCAAGATGAGTTTATCTCCATTGATGAACTCCATGAATACGCCAGTCAGAAGGTGCGAGAACTTCAGCCTGCGATGAAGCCGGAAATCTATGCAATTCGAGAAGGTTTTAAGATTCGACTGGCAAAAGTGGCTCCGGGTGATCCCAGACAGCGATACCGTAAAGAGGTAGCGCGATTTATTCACCGAGGCGAAATTTCTCTTGTTGGTCGTCGGACATTAGATTATCAGAGGACTCGCTTGGGGTTGGAGACAACTGAGGCGAAGGCGATCGAAGATGAGGTGCTGGAACCGTACCGCAATGAGTTCCGCGACAAACTCCAGCAGTATCAGCAGGTGTTTACTGAACTACTGGAGCGAGACGAGACGATTACAGATAGCGATCGCCACGATCTGCAAAATCTCCAGCAAATTTTGGGGCTGCGGAATGAGGACACGATGCCGATTGAGGCACTAGTGGCTGCACGCTTTAAGACGCATCAGCAAAACTTGCAAACATATCAGCAGGCGTTTACAACGGCACTGCGACAGGAGTTTCCCCTGAGTGCAGCAAGCCGCGATCGCTTACGGCAAACCCAGCAGCAATTAAAGCTTGCGAATGAAGATATTGCGGCAATAGAATCTCAGATTACGGCTGAGGTAGAGGCATATCACCAAAAACTCCGGGACTACCAACGGCTGTTTTTTACTGCCACGCAGCGAGAATATCCCCTCAGCGAGGCAACTCGGAATGATTTACGCCAACAGCAGCAGCGCTTGGGACTGGCGGATGTAGATGTTGCACCAATTGAAGCGCAAATCACAACACAGATTGAAAGCTATCATCAAAAACTCCAGCAGTACGAACAGGCGTTTGTGAAGGCAACGCAGCGCCAGCATTATCCAGATGAGGTGACGCGGAAACAGTTGCAGCAAACCTGGCAGACGTTGGGGTTGAGTGATGGAGATGTGAGTGCGATCGAGAGGCGGATTAATGCGGAGATTGAAACGCATCAAGCAAACCTGCGGCAATATGAGCAAGAGTTTACAGAGGCTATTCAGCAAGAATATCCGCTCAGTGCTTTCAAACGCTCTCAACTAACGCAACGTCATCAAGCATTGAATCTGACTGCTCGGAATGTTACTGCAATTGAAAATCGAATTATTGCTGCGATCGAGGAACATCGGCAAAAGCGGCAACAGTATGAAGAGGTATTTAGAGAGTCGATGCAGTTTGAATATCCTCTTAGTGATGCTACTCGTGAAGAACTTCAGCGCTTTCAAAGGATTTTAGAACTAAATGATGCGGAAACATCTGCGATCGAAGCAATTATTATTCAACAAACTTCAGAAGTAAAATACCAGAAACAGCAAGAGAGAATCAGACAGCAACAAGAGGCAGAAAAACAACGACAAGAAGAAA
It includes:
- a CDS encoding DUF3326 domain-containing protein, translated to MQRPYTAILIVPTGVGAAIGGYAGDALPVAKVIAQVCDRLITHPNVLNGASLYWNLPNAFYVEGYGLDKFASGCWGLRPVRSNKVGLLLDQAIEPELRLRHIQAADAVRATLGLTLTDYVITDAPLNVELRTTASGASWGTIGNPDSLLRAAEILIKKAGAEAIAVVARFPDDMDEEAVQKYRQGEGVDSLAGAEAVISHLLVRTFQIPCAHSPALLSEPPQPDLSPRSAAEELGYTFLPCVLVGLSRAPQFIIEKTQIASQQEDIWVDEVDAAIVPATACGSSALLSLSQRRCQIITVEENKTLIKVPPQPLGIKSIQVNSYLEAVGVLAAHKAGINPDALRPKLLPLQPVIKS
- the purN gene encoding phosphoribosylglycinamide formyltransferase — encoded protein: MTLRPDSTPSLVSPNISNCQLVAPLKLGIMASGNGSNFDVVAQAIQDGRLNAQIQVLIYNNPSAKAAIRAANRGVEAVLLNHRNYKIREELDEKIVQTLRHYDVEWVILAGWMRLLTSVFIDAFPDKIINIHPSLLPSFKGIHAVEQALASGVKITGCTAHIACLEMDSGPILMQAAVPVLPDDTAETLHARIQIQEHRILPLAIALAASSSKTTLSPIHLG
- a CDS encoding CPBP family intramembrane glutamic endopeptidase, giving the protein MIEQQKQKPEIPYLTRIQVLGAMGATAIILLIVAKLSLYLGNFSLFSWELNQRELLFGVGLGLAITALSGVAYRVWTAYRKSADYYLEVVLRPLALPDLIWLGLLPGLSEELLFRGVMLPALGLDHVAVIVSSLCFGILHFSGSQQWPYVIWATIVGMIFAYSALLTGNLLVPIVAHIITNWISSYFWKMSQLRQLKNKF
- a CDS encoding caspase, EACC1-associated type is translated as MAKVALLIGASEYEPGLNPLPSAVRDVEAVYGVLLHSEMGGFAASDITLLKNPERQVVEMAIEALFSGRHKDDLLLLYFSGHGIKDDRGRLYLATRNTSKTQQGELIRSTSVSANFIHDRMSESRSRRQVVILDSCFSGAFAEGMSAKDDGMIDIREQLGGEGRAVLTSSTSTQYSFEQEGQDLSIYTRFLIEGIKSGEADRDQDEFISIDELHEYASQKVRELQPAMKPEIYAIREGFKIRLAKVAPGDPRQRYRKEVARFIHRGEISLVGRRTLDYQRTRLGLETTEAKAIEDEVLEPYRNEFRDKLQQYQQVFTELLERDETITDSDRHDLQNLQQILGLRNEDTMPIEALVAARFKTHQQNLQTYQQAFTTALRQEFPLSAASRDRLRQTQQQLKLANEDIAAIESQITAEVEAYHQKLRDYQRLFFTATQREYPLSEATRNDLRQQQQRLGLADVDVAPIEAQITTQIESYHQKLQQYEQAFVKATQRQHYPDEVTRKQLQQTWQTLGLSDGDVSAIERRINAEIETHQANLRQYEQEFTEAIQQEYPLSAFKRSQLTQRHQALNLTARNVTAIENRIIAAIEEHRQKRQQYEEVFRESMQFEYPLSDATREELQRFQRILELNDAETSAIEAIIIQQTSEVKYQKQQERIRQQQEAEKQRQEEIVRLKRQEAEKQRQQETRGVASQELIKSPIQQSSPAQSTQSAQELITRQKFLKWAGLGGVGLVTAVVGREIFKGQSPTPESTNQPTNQPTNQPTNQPTNKSTTISIAESTYISFKFATVTVDEKGQVIKQDPNKQAKFFKEDLGNGITLDMVEIPAGSFKMGSPPGENGRSKEEAQHTVNVPTFL
- a CDS encoding GAF domain-containing protein; this encodes MNQSFSQNQARRNREQRLWQQKWSLKTKAIVWALSISILPVVAIGTATYYYGSNLITKQIPQVRLESAASSTETELALQRQLLLLLAGMGVTAIFTGAIAVFVTNRAISRVSKAAAISNSIKNKLRPDSEFTQYFIANEDELVMLERNINLFTELLSVLIKEKETEADYSQLLRRVTQWVRESFNEEDVLKITSEEIRKALSIDRVSIFCFNSNSNGTFIAESVAPGLPRVLGVTVSEPGFEAGYIEKYQNGSIRAIDNIYQADLSDDDIELLEQFAVKSNLVAPILKGKQLFGLLIAHQCSRIRFWQQSEIDLFTQIAIQVGFALDYTKLLEQVDTKADIAQVFIEITRSIRQSLNEEDVIKTTVEEVRKGLSSDRVLVYTFDASWSGTVIAESVVPGYPKVLRSEIQDPCFAQDYVEKYQSGRVQAINNIYEAGLRDCHINLLESFGVKANLVAPILKDEQLFGLLIAHQCSRPRDWQQSEIDLCAQIAMEVGFALDHARLLQRIEAESVQSQLLADTIGSIRQSLNEEDVLKTTVEEVRKVLSTDRVMIYSFNANYSGTVIAESVVLTYPKVLRSEIQDLYFGQGYVEEYQSGRVLAINNIYEAGLADYQISLLESFAVKANLVAPILKDEQLFGLLIAHQCSKPRDWQQSEIDLFGQIAMQVGFALDHARLLQRIEAESRRSQLLVDITRSIRQSLNEEDVIKTTVEEVRKALSVDRVLVYSFYANWFGIIIAESVVPGYPKVLRSKIYDPCFTENYIEKYQSGRVVATNNIYEAGLADCHVNLLESFGVKANLVAPIIKDDQLFGLLIAHQCSGPRDWQQPEIDLFTQIAMQVGFTLDHARLLQAYQATEANSGV